From Carassius auratus strain Wakin chromosome 22, ASM336829v1, whole genome shotgun sequence, a single genomic window includes:
- the LOC113040325 gene encoding zinc finger protein 501-like — MRDLEPCRMNHTEEQTDLTEKLHHVKTREKTSSKRKVKKSFTCTQCGKSFTYNQSLKIHMRIHTGEKPYTCDQCGKSFAEKGVLKMHMSIHTGAKPYECDQCGKTFSRASYLKRHLKVHTLGKPHSCALCGKSFSHLQNLRVHQKIHTGVRDHMCFECKKTFITASDLKQHQRIHTGEKPYKCSHCDKRFSQSAPLKSHERIHTGEKPYNCSHCDKRFSQSGSLKSHERIHTGEKPYKCSHCDKIFSRLGSLETHERIHTGEKPYKCSHCDKRFSRLGSLETHERIHTGEKPYKCSHCDKRFSQSGSLKSHERIHTGEKPYKCSHCDKIFSRLGSLETHERIHTGEKPYKCSHCDKRFSQSGSLKSHERIHTGEKAYHCTVCGKIFSQSSSLKRHKTSHHCK, encoded by the exons atgagagatctagaaccctgcagaatgaaccacactgaagaacaaacag ATCTTACGGAGAAACTACATCATGTCAAAACTAGAGAGAAAACTTCAAGTAAAAGAAAAGTCAAGAAAAGTTTCACCtgtactcagtgtggaaagagtttcacatacAATCAGAGTTTAAAGAttcacatgaggatccacactggagagaaaccttacacatgtgatcagtgcgggaagagttttgcaGAAAAAGGAGTCCTTAAGATGCACATGAGCATCCACACTGGAGCGAAACCGTATGAATGTGATCAATGCGGAAAAACATTTTCACGTGCTTCGTACCTGAAGCGGCACCTAAAAGTACATACGCTGGGGAAACCACATTCATGTGCTTTGTGTGGAAAAAGTTTTTCACATCTGCAGAATTTAAGAGTTCATCAGAAAATACACACTGGTGTGAGAGATCACATGTGCTTTGAGTGCAAGAAGACTTTTATTACAGCTTCAGATTTGAAACAGcaccagaggatccacactggagagaaaccttacaagtgttcacactgtgacaagagattcagtcagtcagcacCCCTTAaatcacatgagaggatccacactggagagaaaccttacaattgttcacactgtgacaagagattcagtcagtcaggatccctgaaatcacatgagaggatccacactggagagaaaccttacaagtgttcacactgtgacaagataTTCAGTCGGTTAGGATCTCtggaaacacatgagaggatccacactggagagaaaccttacaagtgttcacactgtgacaagagattcagtcggttaGGATCTCtggaaacacatgagaggattcacactggagagaaaccttacaagtgttcacactgcgacaagagattcagtcagtcaggatccctgaaatcacatgagaggatccacactggagagaaaccttacaagtgttcacactgtgacaagataTTCAGTCGGTTAGGATCTCtggaaacacatgagaggattcacactggagagaaaccttacaagtgttcacactgcgacaagagattcagtcagtcaggatccctgaaatcacatgagaggattcacactggagagaaagcgTATCACTGCACTGTATGTGGGAAGATTTTCAGTCAATCATCTTCTCTAAAGAGACATAAAACAAGCCATCACTGTAAGTAG
- the LOC113040572 gene encoding gastrula zinc finger protein XlCGF8.2DB-like: MISAGNRTALLEESEEQKYHDVKSREKTCSQTESDSLLKSTDKKSLICTQCGKSLMSKQSLVFHTRIHTGEKPYTCDQCGKSFTYKRTISVHMRIHTGEKPFTCDQCGKRFACKRTISVHMRIHTREKPFTCEQCGKSFTQSSSLKNHMSIHTGEKLHECGQCGKTYVRASSLKEHMIAHSKEKPHACSLCGKSFSQLQHLKVHQKRHTGVREYMCFECEKTFITDTELKQHQRIHTGDKPYKCSHCDKRFIRLGHLKSHEKIHTGEKPYICSHCDKTFSRSDTLKRHERTHTVEKTYPMYVGRVSVIHQRY, encoded by the exons ATGATTAGTGCTGGAAACAGAACAG ccCTGCTGGAGGAGAGTGAAGAGCAGAAATATCATGATGTCAAAAGTAGAGAAAAAACTTGCTCACAGACTGAATCAGATTCTTTACTGAAAAGTACAGACAAGAAAAGTTTAatctgcactcagtgtggaaagagtttgatgAGCAAACAGAGTCTTGTGTTTCACACgaggatccacaccggagagaaaccatacacatgtgatcagtgcgggaagagtttcacataCAAACGGACTATAAGTgttcacatgaggatccacactggagagaaaccgttcacatgtgatcagtgtggaaagagattcgCATGCAAACGGACTATAAGTgttcacatgaggatccacactaGAGAGAAACCGTTCACATGCGaacagtgcgggaagagtttcactcAATCATCAAGCCTTAAGAACCACATGagcatccacactggagagaaactgcaTGAATGTGGGCAATGCGGAAAAACATATGTAAGGGCTTCAAGCCTGAAGGAGCACATGATAGCTCATTCAAAGGAAAAACCACATGCATGTTCtttatgtggaaagagtttttcacaacTGCAGCATTTAAAAGTTCATCAGAAGAGACACACTGGTGTGAGAGAAtatatgtgttttgagtgtgagaagacttttatTACGGATACAGAACTGAAGCAGcaccagaggatccacactggagataaaccttacaagtgttcacactgtgacaagagattcattcGGTTAGGACATCTGAAATCACACGagaagatccacactggagagaaaccttacataTGTTCACACTGCGACAAGACATTCAGCCGGTCAGATAccctgaaaagacatgagaggactCACACTGTAGAAAAAACATATCCCATgtatgtgggaagagtttcagtcATTCATCAGCGTTATTGA
- the LOC113040329 gene encoding zinc finger protein 239-like, translated as MRDLEPCRMNHTEEQTALLEESEEKKYYDVKSREKTCLQIETVSLLKSTDKKSFICTQCGKSLISKQSLMFHTRIHTGEKPYTCDQCGKSFTQPSTLKDHMNIHTGEKPFTCDQCGKSFKKQGHLKRHLDIHTGEKLHPCDQCGKTFLRTSDLKCHLKVHTKEKPHSCSLCGKRFSQLYNLKVHQKIHTGVKDHKCFVCKKTFITTAELKQHQRIHTGEKPYKCSQCDKRFSQTAHLKSHERIHTGEKPYKCSHCDKRFSQTAHLKSHERIHTGEKPYHCTVCGKSFSDLSSLRSHKINYHIK; from the exons atgagagatctagaaccctgcagaatgaaccacactgaagaacaaacag cCCTGCTagaggagagtgaagagaagaaaTATTATGATGTCAAAAGTAGAGAAAAAACTTGCTTACAGATTGAAACAGTTTCTTTACTGAAAAGTACAGACAAGAAAAGTTTCatctgcactcagtgtggaaagagtttgataAGCAAACAGAGTCTCATGTTTCACACgaggatccacaccggagagaaaccatacacatgtgatcagtgcgggaagagtttcacccAACCATCAACCCTTAAGGATCACATGAACatccatactggagagaaaccgttcacatgtgatcaatgtggaaagagtttcaaaaAACAAGGACATCTTAAGAGACACTTggacatccacactggagagaaactgcaCCCATGTGATCAATGTGGCAAGACATTTTTGAGGACTTCAGACCTGAAGTGTCACCTGAaagttcatacaaaggagaaaccacattcatgttctttatgTGGAAAGAGATTTTCACAACTGTATAATTTAAAAGTTCACCAGAAAATACATACTGGTGTGAAAGATCATAAGTGCTTTGTGTGTAAGAAGACTTTTATTACAACTGCAGAATTGAAGCAGCACCAgaggatccacaccggagagaaaccttacaagtgttcacaatgtgacaagagattcagtcagacagcacatctgaaatcacatgagaggattcacaccggagagaaaccttacaagtgttcacactgtgacaagagattcagtcagacagcacatctgaaatcacatgagaggatccacactggagagaaaccgtatcactgcactgtatgtgggaagagtttcagtgATTTATCTTC